The following are encoded together in the Humulus lupulus chromosome 5, drHumLupu1.1, whole genome shotgun sequence genome:
- the LOC133834705 gene encoding uncharacterized protein LOC133834705 isoform X3 yields MKHIVIYQILEVCGCLKSSWLTTAEGKHNPNMNNCKRVFFGFKPLLLLFADHRQSWSLVSPTKMQMQKCDKCSREFCSLINYRRHIRVHHRLKKLDKDSAKSRDMLGAFWDKLPLEDAMEVVSFKNVEEAPGSSIIKALSSHVRKSVFSSPPHPYLKAGSELLDIVQGRPSRFPISSQELFNVLDIASEKTFLSGPAISMQRYVFDGEAGKIGLETKNLVACTSFLLEQKLVKAWLAEKDAEALRFQKLLVEEEEAAQKRQAELLERKKQKKLRQKEQKAKERRHGEKADNDESIDQVLEAMAQVEASSLVECDNSRDNLDLPNHIPLSIVDHFNSDGNLDSDFLIGSDCGHIDLGSNSCVERRIVQGSGRWKRWQMSPKSRFHAAQSSQSSKLGVQQNRGTHKDSRTGVTGHKVWSRKSKPETNVDALKAGVKKEELNELDQIKYSEVLIGSISVTLGNCSEEGNNLSEACDTCLTEHQLPKNSVQVKPNKSNPVRSGTSRSTVKHWRPVSQNGTKVPNSVEDRDREIEAEANANANAEKGHTESLSSGNSEFSSHAAQVFLAQRWKEAIAADHVKLVITSDFFPPDENDTQETASRTFKLHRRCVLGDAKNQLVNVDILGSSTAKAKIKDISKQRTSPT; encoded by the exons ATGAAGCACATAGTTATTTATCAG ATTTTGGAAGTTTGCGGATGCTTAAAATCTTCTTGGCTTACCACTGCCGAGGGCAAACACAACCCTAATATGAATAATTGTAAGCGTGTGTTTTTTGGTTTTAAGCCACTCCTGTTACTTTTTGCAGACCACCGCCAAAGTTGGTCTTTGGTCTCCCCAACGAAGATGCAGAtgcagaagtgtgacaaatgttCACGGGAATTTTGTTCGCTTATTAACTATAGAAGGCACATTCGAGTGCACCATCGCTTAAAAAAGCTTGATAAG GATTCTGCTAAAAGTAGAGACAtgctaggggcattttgggatAAG CTTCCTTTAGAAGATGCAATGGAGGTTGTATCATTCAAGAATGTAGAG GAAGCTCCAGGGTCTTCAATCATAAAAGCATTGTCATCTCATGTTCGGAAATCAGTGTTTTCTTCTCCACCACATCCTTATTTGAAGGCTGGTTCTGAGCTTTTG GACATTGTTCAAGGTAGACCTTCTAGGTTTCCGATATCTTCCCAGGAATTATTTAATGTCCTTGATATTGCTAGTGAGAAAACTTTCCTATCTGGACCGGCTATATCTATGCAAAGATATGTTTTCGATGGGGAGGCTGGGAAGATAGGTCTTGAAACAAAAAACCTTGTTGCCTGTACTAGTTTTTTGTTGGAGCAGAAActg GTCAAAGCATGGCTTGCTGAAAAGGACGCTGAAGCATTAAGATTCCAGAAACTACTagtggaagaagaagaagcagcTCAGAAAAG GCAAGCTGAGCTCTTGGAAAGGAAAAAACAGAAGAAGCTCAGGCAGAAAGAACAGAAGGCAAAGGAACGAAGACATGGGGAGAAGGCAGATAATGATGAAAGCATTGACCAAGTGCTGGAAGCAATGGCCCAAGTAGAAGCATCCAGTCTAGTGGAATGTGATAACAGTAGAGACAACCTGGACTTGCCAAATCATATTCCGTTGTCTATTGTTGATCACTTCAACTCTGATGGAAATCTGGATTCAGATTTTCTGATTGGTTCTGATTGCGGACATATTGATTTAGGTAGTAATTCTTGTGTTGAAAGGCGAATTGTGCAAGGAAGTGGTCGTTGGAAACGGTGGCAAATGTCACCAAAGTCACGGTTTCATGCAGCTCAGAGCTCTCAATCATCAAAGCTCGGGGTCCAGCAGAATCGTGGAACTCACAAGGATTCAAGGACAGGTGTGACTGGTCATAAAGTATGGAGCCGAAAGTCTAAACCAGAAACCAATGTAGATGCTTTGAAAGCCGGAGTAAAAAAGGAGGAATTAAATGAACTTGATCAAATTAAATACAGTGAGGTTTTGATAGGTTCCATATCTGTCACACTTGGAAATTGCAGTGAGGAGGGAAATAATCTCTCGGAAGCGTGTGATACATGCCTGACAGAGCATCAGTTGCCAAAGAACAGTGTTCAGGTTAAACCCAACAAATCCAATCCAGTTCGGAGTGGCACAAGCAGGTCGACAGTTAAGCATTGGAGACCAGTGAGCCAGAATGGAACCAAAGTCCCAAATTCAGTTGAGGACCGTGATAGGGAAATTGAAGCTGAAGCCAATGCCAATGCCAATGCAGAAAAGGGACACACAGAATCCTTGTCAAGTGGAAACTCAGAATTCTCTAGCCATGCTGCACAAGTTTTTCTTGCCCAGA GATGGAAGGAGGCTATTGCTGCAGACCATGTGAAGCTCGTTATAACCTCAGATTTTTTTCCTCCAGATGAAAATGATACTCAAGAAACAGCATCTCGAACATTCAAATTGCATAGACGTTGTGTTCTTGGCGATGCCAAAAACCAGCTAGTAAATGTTGACATTCTTGGATCTTCAACTGCCAAGGCCAAGATAAAGGACATTTCCAAACAGAGAACCAGTCCAACCTAg
- the LOC133834705 gene encoding uncharacterized protein LOC133834705 isoform X1, with protein MPIAKLKAANIPDVMKPEEGNDSLDAIIKQAIGKESFLNFSRAGDSSAQFIQLLHALEQQAGSSSRMESLSTPTIFGKHEAHSYLSDHRQSWSLVSPTKMQMQKCDKCSREFCSLINYRRHIRVHHRLKKLDKDSAKSRDMLGAFWDKLPLEDAMEVVSFKNVEEAPGSSIIKALSSHVRKSVFSSPPHPYLKAGSELLDIVQGRPSRFPISSQELFNVLDIASEKTFLSGPAISMQRYVFDGEAGKIGLETKNLVACTSFLLEQKLVKAWLAEKDAEALRFQKLLVEEEEAAQKRQAELLERKKQKKLRQKEQKAKERRHGEKADNDESIDQVLEAMAQVEASSLVECDNSRDNLDLPNHIPLSIVDHFNSDGNLDSDFLIGSDCGHIDLGSNSCVERRIVQGSGRWKRWQMSPKSRFHAAQSSQSSKLGVQQNRGTHKDSRTGVTGHKVWSRKSKPETNVDALKAGVKKEELNELDQIKYSEVLIGSISVTLGNCSEEGNNLSEACDTCLTEHQLPKNSVQVKPNKSNPVRSGTSRSTVKHWRPVSQNGTKVPNSVEDRDREIEAEANANANAEKGHTESLSSGNSEFSSHAAQVFLAQRWKEAIAADHVKLVITSDFFPPDENDTQETASRTFKLHRRCVLGDAKNQLVNVDILGSSTAKAKIKDISKQRTSPT; from the exons ATGCCAATTGCAAAACTCAAGGCCGCTAATATCCCTGATGTGATGAAACCAGAGGAGGGAAATGATTCTCTTGATGCTATCATCAAACAAGCCATTGGAAAGGAGTCTTTTCTTAATTTCTCTAGGGCTGGGGATAGTTCAGCCCAGTTTATTCAATTACTTCACGCTTTAGAGCAGCAAG CAGGGTCAAGTTCAAGAATGGAGTCCCTGTCAACCCCTACGATCTTTGGGAAGCATGAAGCACATAGTTATTTATCAG ACCACCGCCAAAGTTGGTCTTTGGTCTCCCCAACGAAGATGCAGAtgcagaagtgtgacaaatgttCACGGGAATTTTGTTCGCTTATTAACTATAGAAGGCACATTCGAGTGCACCATCGCTTAAAAAAGCTTGATAAG GATTCTGCTAAAAGTAGAGACAtgctaggggcattttgggatAAG CTTCCTTTAGAAGATGCAATGGAGGTTGTATCATTCAAGAATGTAGAG GAAGCTCCAGGGTCTTCAATCATAAAAGCATTGTCATCTCATGTTCGGAAATCAGTGTTTTCTTCTCCACCACATCCTTATTTGAAGGCTGGTTCTGAGCTTTTG GACATTGTTCAAGGTAGACCTTCTAGGTTTCCGATATCTTCCCAGGAATTATTTAATGTCCTTGATATTGCTAGTGAGAAAACTTTCCTATCTGGACCGGCTATATCTATGCAAAGATATGTTTTCGATGGGGAGGCTGGGAAGATAGGTCTTGAAACAAAAAACCTTGTTGCCTGTACTAGTTTTTTGTTGGAGCAGAAActg GTCAAAGCATGGCTTGCTGAAAAGGACGCTGAAGCATTAAGATTCCAGAAACTACTagtggaagaagaagaagcagcTCAGAAAAG GCAAGCTGAGCTCTTGGAAAGGAAAAAACAGAAGAAGCTCAGGCAGAAAGAACAGAAGGCAAAGGAACGAAGACATGGGGAGAAGGCAGATAATGATGAAAGCATTGACCAAGTGCTGGAAGCAATGGCCCAAGTAGAAGCATCCAGTCTAGTGGAATGTGATAACAGTAGAGACAACCTGGACTTGCCAAATCATATTCCGTTGTCTATTGTTGATCACTTCAACTCTGATGGAAATCTGGATTCAGATTTTCTGATTGGTTCTGATTGCGGACATATTGATTTAGGTAGTAATTCTTGTGTTGAAAGGCGAATTGTGCAAGGAAGTGGTCGTTGGAAACGGTGGCAAATGTCACCAAAGTCACGGTTTCATGCAGCTCAGAGCTCTCAATCATCAAAGCTCGGGGTCCAGCAGAATCGTGGAACTCACAAGGATTCAAGGACAGGTGTGACTGGTCATAAAGTATGGAGCCGAAAGTCTAAACCAGAAACCAATGTAGATGCTTTGAAAGCCGGAGTAAAAAAGGAGGAATTAAATGAACTTGATCAAATTAAATACAGTGAGGTTTTGATAGGTTCCATATCTGTCACACTTGGAAATTGCAGTGAGGAGGGAAATAATCTCTCGGAAGCGTGTGATACATGCCTGACAGAGCATCAGTTGCCAAAGAACAGTGTTCAGGTTAAACCCAACAAATCCAATCCAGTTCGGAGTGGCACAAGCAGGTCGACAGTTAAGCATTGGAGACCAGTGAGCCAGAATGGAACCAAAGTCCCAAATTCAGTTGAGGACCGTGATAGGGAAATTGAAGCTGAAGCCAATGCCAATGCCAATGCAGAAAAGGGACACACAGAATCCTTGTCAAGTGGAAACTCAGAATTCTCTAGCCATGCTGCACAAGTTTTTCTTGCCCAGA GATGGAAGGAGGCTATTGCTGCAGACCATGTGAAGCTCGTTATAACCTCAGATTTTTTTCCTCCAGATGAAAATGATACTCAAGAAACAGCATCTCGAACATTCAAATTGCATAGACGTTGTGTTCTTGGCGATGCCAAAAACCAGCTAGTAAATGTTGACATTCTTGGATCTTCAACTGCCAAGGCCAAGATAAAGGACATTTCCAAACAGAGAACCAGTCCAACCTAg
- the LOC133834705 gene encoding uncharacterized protein LOC133834705 isoform X5, with protein MQMQKCDKCSREFCSLINYRRHIRVHHRLKKLDKDSAKSRDMLGAFWDKLPLEDAMEVVSFKNVEEAPGSSIIKALSSHVRKSVFSSPPHPYLKAGSELLDIVQGRPSRFPISSQELFNVLDIASEKTFLSGPAISMQRYVFDGEAGKIGLETKNLVACTSFLLEQKLVKAWLAEKDAEALRFQKLLVEEEEAAQKRQAELLERKKQKKLRQKEQKAKERRHGEKADNDESIDQVLEAMAQVEASSLVECDNSRDNLDLPNHIPLSIVDHFNSDGNLDSDFLIGSDCGHIDLGSNSCVERRIVQGSGRWKRWQMSPKSRFHAAQSSQSSKLGVQQNRGTHKDSRTGVTGHKVWSRKSKPETNVDALKAGVKKEELNELDQIKYSEVLIGSISVTLGNCSEEGNNLSEACDTCLTEHQLPKNSVQVKPNKSNPVRSGTSRSTVKHWRPVSQNGTKVPNSVEDRDREIEAEANANANAEKGHTESLSSGNSEFSSHAAQVFLAQRWKEAIAADHVKLVITSDFFPPDENDTQETASRTFKLHRRCVLGDAKNQLVNVDILGSSTAKAKIKDISKQRTSPT; from the exons ATGCAGAtgcagaagtgtgacaaatgttCACGGGAATTTTGTTCGCTTATTAACTATAGAAGGCACATTCGAGTGCACCATCGCTTAAAAAAGCTTGATAAG GATTCTGCTAAAAGTAGAGACAtgctaggggcattttgggatAAG CTTCCTTTAGAAGATGCAATGGAGGTTGTATCATTCAAGAATGTAGAG GAAGCTCCAGGGTCTTCAATCATAAAAGCATTGTCATCTCATGTTCGGAAATCAGTGTTTTCTTCTCCACCACATCCTTATTTGAAGGCTGGTTCTGAGCTTTTG GACATTGTTCAAGGTAGACCTTCTAGGTTTCCGATATCTTCCCAGGAATTATTTAATGTCCTTGATATTGCTAGTGAGAAAACTTTCCTATCTGGACCGGCTATATCTATGCAAAGATATGTTTTCGATGGGGAGGCTGGGAAGATAGGTCTTGAAACAAAAAACCTTGTTGCCTGTACTAGTTTTTTGTTGGAGCAGAAActg GTCAAAGCATGGCTTGCTGAAAAGGACGCTGAAGCATTAAGATTCCAGAAACTACTagtggaagaagaagaagcagcTCAGAAAAG GCAAGCTGAGCTCTTGGAAAGGAAAAAACAGAAGAAGCTCAGGCAGAAAGAACAGAAGGCAAAGGAACGAAGACATGGGGAGAAGGCAGATAATGATGAAAGCATTGACCAAGTGCTGGAAGCAATGGCCCAAGTAGAAGCATCCAGTCTAGTGGAATGTGATAACAGTAGAGACAACCTGGACTTGCCAAATCATATTCCGTTGTCTATTGTTGATCACTTCAACTCTGATGGAAATCTGGATTCAGATTTTCTGATTGGTTCTGATTGCGGACATATTGATTTAGGTAGTAATTCTTGTGTTGAAAGGCGAATTGTGCAAGGAAGTGGTCGTTGGAAACGGTGGCAAATGTCACCAAAGTCACGGTTTCATGCAGCTCAGAGCTCTCAATCATCAAAGCTCGGGGTCCAGCAGAATCGTGGAACTCACAAGGATTCAAGGACAGGTGTGACTGGTCATAAAGTATGGAGCCGAAAGTCTAAACCAGAAACCAATGTAGATGCTTTGAAAGCCGGAGTAAAAAAGGAGGAATTAAATGAACTTGATCAAATTAAATACAGTGAGGTTTTGATAGGTTCCATATCTGTCACACTTGGAAATTGCAGTGAGGAGGGAAATAATCTCTCGGAAGCGTGTGATACATGCCTGACAGAGCATCAGTTGCCAAAGAACAGTGTTCAGGTTAAACCCAACAAATCCAATCCAGTTCGGAGTGGCACAAGCAGGTCGACAGTTAAGCATTGGAGACCAGTGAGCCAGAATGGAACCAAAGTCCCAAATTCAGTTGAGGACCGTGATAGGGAAATTGAAGCTGAAGCCAATGCCAATGCCAATGCAGAAAAGGGACACACAGAATCCTTGTCAAGTGGAAACTCAGAATTCTCTAGCCATGCTGCACAAGTTTTTCTTGCCCAGA GATGGAAGGAGGCTATTGCTGCAGACCATGTGAAGCTCGTTATAACCTCAGATTTTTTTCCTCCAGATGAAAATGATACTCAAGAAACAGCATCTCGAACATTCAAATTGCATAGACGTTGTGTTCTTGGCGATGCCAAAAACCAGCTAGTAAATGTTGACATTCTTGGATCTTCAACTGCCAAGGCCAAGATAAAGGACATTTCCAAACAGAGAACCAGTCCAACCTAg
- the LOC133834705 gene encoding uncharacterized protein LOC133834705 isoform X2: MPIAKLKAANIPDVMKPEEGNDSLDAIIKQAIGKESFLNFSRAGDSSAQFIQLLHALEQQGSSSRMESLSTPTIFGKHEAHSYLSDHRQSWSLVSPTKMQMQKCDKCSREFCSLINYRRHIRVHHRLKKLDKDSAKSRDMLGAFWDKLPLEDAMEVVSFKNVEEAPGSSIIKALSSHVRKSVFSSPPHPYLKAGSELLDIVQGRPSRFPISSQELFNVLDIASEKTFLSGPAISMQRYVFDGEAGKIGLETKNLVACTSFLLEQKLVKAWLAEKDAEALRFQKLLVEEEEAAQKRQAELLERKKQKKLRQKEQKAKERRHGEKADNDESIDQVLEAMAQVEASSLVECDNSRDNLDLPNHIPLSIVDHFNSDGNLDSDFLIGSDCGHIDLGSNSCVERRIVQGSGRWKRWQMSPKSRFHAAQSSQSSKLGVQQNRGTHKDSRTGVTGHKVWSRKSKPETNVDALKAGVKKEELNELDQIKYSEVLIGSISVTLGNCSEEGNNLSEACDTCLTEHQLPKNSVQVKPNKSNPVRSGTSRSTVKHWRPVSQNGTKVPNSVEDRDREIEAEANANANAEKGHTESLSSGNSEFSSHAAQVFLAQRWKEAIAADHVKLVITSDFFPPDENDTQETASRTFKLHRRCVLGDAKNQLVNVDILGSSTAKAKIKDISKQRTSPT; the protein is encoded by the exons ATGCCAATTGCAAAACTCAAGGCCGCTAATATCCCTGATGTGATGAAACCAGAGGAGGGAAATGATTCTCTTGATGCTATCATCAAACAAGCCATTGGAAAGGAGTCTTTTCTTAATTTCTCTAGGGCTGGGGATAGTTCAGCCCAGTTTATTCAATTACTTCACGCTTTAGAGCAGCAAG GGTCAAGTTCAAGAATGGAGTCCCTGTCAACCCCTACGATCTTTGGGAAGCATGAAGCACATAGTTATTTATCAG ACCACCGCCAAAGTTGGTCTTTGGTCTCCCCAACGAAGATGCAGAtgcagaagtgtgacaaatgttCACGGGAATTTTGTTCGCTTATTAACTATAGAAGGCACATTCGAGTGCACCATCGCTTAAAAAAGCTTGATAAG GATTCTGCTAAAAGTAGAGACAtgctaggggcattttgggatAAG CTTCCTTTAGAAGATGCAATGGAGGTTGTATCATTCAAGAATGTAGAG GAAGCTCCAGGGTCTTCAATCATAAAAGCATTGTCATCTCATGTTCGGAAATCAGTGTTTTCTTCTCCACCACATCCTTATTTGAAGGCTGGTTCTGAGCTTTTG GACATTGTTCAAGGTAGACCTTCTAGGTTTCCGATATCTTCCCAGGAATTATTTAATGTCCTTGATATTGCTAGTGAGAAAACTTTCCTATCTGGACCGGCTATATCTATGCAAAGATATGTTTTCGATGGGGAGGCTGGGAAGATAGGTCTTGAAACAAAAAACCTTGTTGCCTGTACTAGTTTTTTGTTGGAGCAGAAActg GTCAAAGCATGGCTTGCTGAAAAGGACGCTGAAGCATTAAGATTCCAGAAACTACTagtggaagaagaagaagcagcTCAGAAAAG GCAAGCTGAGCTCTTGGAAAGGAAAAAACAGAAGAAGCTCAGGCAGAAAGAACAGAAGGCAAAGGAACGAAGACATGGGGAGAAGGCAGATAATGATGAAAGCATTGACCAAGTGCTGGAAGCAATGGCCCAAGTAGAAGCATCCAGTCTAGTGGAATGTGATAACAGTAGAGACAACCTGGACTTGCCAAATCATATTCCGTTGTCTATTGTTGATCACTTCAACTCTGATGGAAATCTGGATTCAGATTTTCTGATTGGTTCTGATTGCGGACATATTGATTTAGGTAGTAATTCTTGTGTTGAAAGGCGAATTGTGCAAGGAAGTGGTCGTTGGAAACGGTGGCAAATGTCACCAAAGTCACGGTTTCATGCAGCTCAGAGCTCTCAATCATCAAAGCTCGGGGTCCAGCAGAATCGTGGAACTCACAAGGATTCAAGGACAGGTGTGACTGGTCATAAAGTATGGAGCCGAAAGTCTAAACCAGAAACCAATGTAGATGCTTTGAAAGCCGGAGTAAAAAAGGAGGAATTAAATGAACTTGATCAAATTAAATACAGTGAGGTTTTGATAGGTTCCATATCTGTCACACTTGGAAATTGCAGTGAGGAGGGAAATAATCTCTCGGAAGCGTGTGATACATGCCTGACAGAGCATCAGTTGCCAAAGAACAGTGTTCAGGTTAAACCCAACAAATCCAATCCAGTTCGGAGTGGCACAAGCAGGTCGACAGTTAAGCATTGGAGACCAGTGAGCCAGAATGGAACCAAAGTCCCAAATTCAGTTGAGGACCGTGATAGGGAAATTGAAGCTGAAGCCAATGCCAATGCCAATGCAGAAAAGGGACACACAGAATCCTTGTCAAGTGGAAACTCAGAATTCTCTAGCCATGCTGCACAAGTTTTTCTTGCCCAGA GATGGAAGGAGGCTATTGCTGCAGACCATGTGAAGCTCGTTATAACCTCAGATTTTTTTCCTCCAGATGAAAATGATACTCAAGAAACAGCATCTCGAACATTCAAATTGCATAGACGTTGTGTTCTTGGCGATGCCAAAAACCAGCTAGTAAATGTTGACATTCTTGGATCTTCAACTGCCAAGGCCAAGATAAAGGACATTTCCAAACAGAGAACCAGTCCAACCTAg
- the LOC133834705 gene encoding uncharacterized protein LOC133834705 isoform X4, translated as MNNCKRVFFGFKPLLLLFADHRQSWSLVSPTKMQMQKCDKCSREFCSLINYRRHIRVHHRLKKLDKDSAKSRDMLGAFWDKLPLEDAMEVVSFKNVEEAPGSSIIKALSSHVRKSVFSSPPHPYLKAGSELLDIVQGRPSRFPISSQELFNVLDIASEKTFLSGPAISMQRYVFDGEAGKIGLETKNLVACTSFLLEQKLVKAWLAEKDAEALRFQKLLVEEEEAAQKRQAELLERKKQKKLRQKEQKAKERRHGEKADNDESIDQVLEAMAQVEASSLVECDNSRDNLDLPNHIPLSIVDHFNSDGNLDSDFLIGSDCGHIDLGSNSCVERRIVQGSGRWKRWQMSPKSRFHAAQSSQSSKLGVQQNRGTHKDSRTGVTGHKVWSRKSKPETNVDALKAGVKKEELNELDQIKYSEVLIGSISVTLGNCSEEGNNLSEACDTCLTEHQLPKNSVQVKPNKSNPVRSGTSRSTVKHWRPVSQNGTKVPNSVEDRDREIEAEANANANAEKGHTESLSSGNSEFSSHAAQVFLAQRWKEAIAADHVKLVITSDFFPPDENDTQETASRTFKLHRRCVLGDAKNQLVNVDILGSSTAKAKIKDISKQRTSPT; from the exons ATGAATAATTGTAAGCGTGTGTTTTTTGGTTTTAAGCCACTCCTGTTACTTTTTGCAGACCACCGCCAAAGTTGGTCTTTGGTCTCCCCAACGAAGATGCAGAtgcagaagtgtgacaaatgttCACGGGAATTTTGTTCGCTTATTAACTATAGAAGGCACATTCGAGTGCACCATCGCTTAAAAAAGCTTGATAAG GATTCTGCTAAAAGTAGAGACAtgctaggggcattttgggatAAG CTTCCTTTAGAAGATGCAATGGAGGTTGTATCATTCAAGAATGTAGAG GAAGCTCCAGGGTCTTCAATCATAAAAGCATTGTCATCTCATGTTCGGAAATCAGTGTTTTCTTCTCCACCACATCCTTATTTGAAGGCTGGTTCTGAGCTTTTG GACATTGTTCAAGGTAGACCTTCTAGGTTTCCGATATCTTCCCAGGAATTATTTAATGTCCTTGATATTGCTAGTGAGAAAACTTTCCTATCTGGACCGGCTATATCTATGCAAAGATATGTTTTCGATGGGGAGGCTGGGAAGATAGGTCTTGAAACAAAAAACCTTGTTGCCTGTACTAGTTTTTTGTTGGAGCAGAAActg GTCAAAGCATGGCTTGCTGAAAAGGACGCTGAAGCATTAAGATTCCAGAAACTACTagtggaagaagaagaagcagcTCAGAAAAG GCAAGCTGAGCTCTTGGAAAGGAAAAAACAGAAGAAGCTCAGGCAGAAAGAACAGAAGGCAAAGGAACGAAGACATGGGGAGAAGGCAGATAATGATGAAAGCATTGACCAAGTGCTGGAAGCAATGGCCCAAGTAGAAGCATCCAGTCTAGTGGAATGTGATAACAGTAGAGACAACCTGGACTTGCCAAATCATATTCCGTTGTCTATTGTTGATCACTTCAACTCTGATGGAAATCTGGATTCAGATTTTCTGATTGGTTCTGATTGCGGACATATTGATTTAGGTAGTAATTCTTGTGTTGAAAGGCGAATTGTGCAAGGAAGTGGTCGTTGGAAACGGTGGCAAATGTCACCAAAGTCACGGTTTCATGCAGCTCAGAGCTCTCAATCATCAAAGCTCGGGGTCCAGCAGAATCGTGGAACTCACAAGGATTCAAGGACAGGTGTGACTGGTCATAAAGTATGGAGCCGAAAGTCTAAACCAGAAACCAATGTAGATGCTTTGAAAGCCGGAGTAAAAAAGGAGGAATTAAATGAACTTGATCAAATTAAATACAGTGAGGTTTTGATAGGTTCCATATCTGTCACACTTGGAAATTGCAGTGAGGAGGGAAATAATCTCTCGGAAGCGTGTGATACATGCCTGACAGAGCATCAGTTGCCAAAGAACAGTGTTCAGGTTAAACCCAACAAATCCAATCCAGTTCGGAGTGGCACAAGCAGGTCGACAGTTAAGCATTGGAGACCAGTGAGCCAGAATGGAACCAAAGTCCCAAATTCAGTTGAGGACCGTGATAGGGAAATTGAAGCTGAAGCCAATGCCAATGCCAATGCAGAAAAGGGACACACAGAATCCTTGTCAAGTGGAAACTCAGAATTCTCTAGCCATGCTGCACAAGTTTTTCTTGCCCAGA GATGGAAGGAGGCTATTGCTGCAGACCATGTGAAGCTCGTTATAACCTCAGATTTTTTTCCTCCAGATGAAAATGATACTCAAGAAACAGCATCTCGAACATTCAAATTGCATAGACGTTGTGTTCTTGGCGATGCCAAAAACCAGCTAGTAAATGTTGACATTCTTGGATCTTCAACTGCCAAGGCCAAGATAAAGGACATTTCCAAACAGAGAACCAGTCCAACCTAg